From a region of the Neobacillus niacini genome:
- a CDS encoding cyclophilin-like fold protein, which translates to MGREFILSLIYSLIILMFLTACGSNNNTEKNNVDDTANKNSNEEQIISEPHKQNIQDSVIDNEGDAFMEDVKVKLTFNNEVAIVNMYDNPTSRDFLSQLPLTITLGDYAGTEKISYLSKKLSTEEAPSGSDPSVGDFAYYAPWGNLAIYYKDFGFSNGLITLGKIESGLENLETMKDNFTVHVEKVD; encoded by the coding sequence ATGGGAAGAGAGTTTATATTGTCACTAATATATTCATTGATAATTTTAATGTTTCTAACAGCTTGCGGAAGTAATAATAATACAGAAAAAAACAATGTTGATGATACTGCAAACAAAAATTCAAATGAGGAACAAATAATTAGTGAACCGCACAAGCAGAATATCCAGGATTCGGTTATTGATAATGAAGGTGATGCTTTTATGGAAGATGTTAAAGTAAAATTGACGTTTAACAACGAGGTAGCAATCGTGAATATGTATGATAATCCAACAAGCAGAGATTTTTTATCACAACTGCCGTTAACAATAACGTTAGGAGATTATGCTGGAACTGAAAAAATTAGTTACCTTTCAAAAAAACTTTCTACTGAAGAAGCGCCATCAGGCAGCGATCCTTCGGTTGGAGATTTCGCCTATTATGCTCCTTGGGGGAATTTAGCTATATATTATAAAGATTTCGGGTTTTCAAACGGACTTATTACATTAGGGAAAATTGAATCAGGACTAGAAAATCTAGAAACAATGAAGGACAATTTTACTGTTCACGTTGAAAAAGTTGATTAA
- a CDS encoding TetR/AcrR family transcriptional regulator, whose amino-acid sequence MPKVDRRIAKSQVAIKNAVTELMSEKSFDDITIQDIADRADVNRGTIYLHYTDKYDLMDKMIEEHIENLRELCQSASEMTFQEGNYVWYEYFEHNYLFFSTMLASKGAPYFRSRFLDLVIEEFKAEVDIAVEKNNGLNEEVILQFFGSAVVGSVEWWFKNEMPLSAHVMAEQTGALLDRNFE is encoded by the coding sequence ATGCCTAAAGTAGATAGAAGAATAGCCAAAAGCCAAGTAGCGATAAAAAATGCTGTAACGGAGCTGATGTCTGAAAAAAGTTTTGACGACATTACCATACAGGATATTGCGGACAGAGCAGACGTTAATCGAGGAACCATTTATCTTCATTACACGGATAAATATGACCTCATGGATAAGATGATTGAAGAACATATAGAGAATCTAAGAGAACTATGCCAATCGGCATCTGAGATGACATTTCAAGAAGGTAATTATGTGTGGTACGAATACTTTGAGCATAACTATTTATTTTTTTCAACGATGTTAGCGAGTAAAGGGGCACCATATTTTCGTAGTCGTTTTCTTGATTTAGTTATCGAAGAGTTTAAAGCTGAAGTGGATATAGCAGTGGAAAAAAACAACGGATTAAATGAAGAAGTTATTCTTCAATTTTTTGGCTCAGCTGTCGTTGGGTCAGTAGAATGGTGGTTCAAGAATGAAATGCCTTTGTCAGCACATGTCATGGCTGAACAAACGGGGGCATTGTTAGATAGGAATTTTGAGTAA
- a CDS encoding carboxymuconolactone decarboxylase family protein: MDRVEKSKEKYKQLFGESVPASYATDPDFQDILSNFIFGEVFYQGNLDDKQRELITLVVLATNQTLPQLKAHVGAALNVGLTPVEIKEAVYQCAPYIGFPKTLNAINELNEVFKAKNIALPLESQKTVDEDSRFEKGLATQVEIFGDVISKMREAAPANQKHIQDYLSAFCFGDFYTRGALDLKSRELLTLCIISALGGCESQVKSHVLGNKNVGNDKETLISAITHCLPYIGFPRTLNALACVNEIIPEN, translated from the coding sequence ATGGACCGTGTTGAGAAGAGCAAGGAAAAATACAAACAGCTATTTGGTGAGAGCGTACCAGCCTCATATGCTACCGATCCTGATTTTCAGGACATTCTTAGCAACTTCATTTTTGGGGAAGTTTTTTATCAAGGTAATCTTGATGACAAACAACGCGAGCTTATTACTCTGGTTGTGCTTGCCACGAATCAGACGTTACCACAGCTTAAGGCACATGTAGGTGCTGCGCTGAACGTCGGGCTCACACCGGTAGAAATCAAAGAGGCGGTTTACCAGTGTGCTCCATACATTGGATTTCCTAAAACCTTAAACGCCATCAATGAACTTAATGAAGTTTTCAAAGCAAAGAATATCGCTTTACCACTAGAAAGCCAAAAGACGGTAGATGAAGATAGTCGTTTTGAGAAAGGACTTGCAACTCAAGTCGAGATTTTTGGTGATGTTATTTCAAAAATGCGTGAGGCTGCCCCAGCAAATCAAAAGCATATCCAGGATTATCTTTCTGCGTTTTGTTTCGGAGACTTTTACACTCGTGGCGCACTTGATTTGAAATCAAGAGAGTTGTTGACACTTTGTATTATCAGTGCACTTGGCGGTTGTGAAAGCCAAGTAAAGTCACATGTTCTGGGTAACAAAAATGTGGGGAACGACAAAGAAACGTTGATTTCCGCCATCACCCACTGCCTTCCATATATAGGCTTTCCGAGAACACTTAACGCATTAGCTTGTGTCAATGAAATTATTCCTGAAAATTAA
- a CDS encoding aldo/keto reductase, which produces MLDDAQAAQAVRDAVSIGYRHIDTAQAYMNEAGVGEGIRSCGVAREDLFITTKVAAEAKTYDAVTQSINESLAKMGLDYIDLLIIHSPQPWTEFREENRYFEENKEVWRAMEDAYKTGKVKAIGLSNFLQDDVENILANCEIKPMVNQILAHVSNTPLELIEFCQKNDILVEAYSPIAHGAVLDNVEVKVIADKYGVSVAQLCLRYDIQLGLVVIPKTANPEHMRNNSELDFVISDADMDTLKNVEQIQNYGEHSFFPVFGGKLK; this is translated from the coding sequence CTGCTTGACGATGCTCAGGCAGCACAGGCAGTGCGTGATGCAGTATCTATCGGATATCGTCATATTGATACAGCTCAGGCTTATATGAATGAAGCTGGTGTAGGCGAAGGAATCCGTTCCTGCGGTGTCGCAAGAGAGGATCTTTTTATTACGACAAAGGTTGCTGCAGAAGCAAAGACCTATGATGCAGTTACGCAGTCCATTAATGAGTCTTTAGCAAAGATGGGACTGGATTACATTGACCTTCTGATAATACACAGCCCACAGCCTTGGACGGAGTTCCGTGAGGAGAACCGTTACTTCGAGGAAAACAAAGAAGTATGGAGAGCAATGGAGGATGCTTATAAGACAGGCAAAGTAAAGGCAATCGGTCTTTCTAACTTCCTTCAGGATGATGTAGAGAATATTCTTGCAAACTGTGAGATAAAGCCAATGGTAAATCAGATATTGGCACATGTGAGCAATACTCCTTTGGAACTAATTGAATTCTGCCAGAAGAATGACATCCTGGTCGAAGCATATTCACCAATTGCACACGGTGCAGTTCTCGATAATGTAGAGGTTAAGGTAATAGCCGATAAGTATGGAGTATCTGTTGCTCAGCTTTGCCTACGTTATGATATCCAGCTAGGTCTTGTAGTAATTCCTAAGACGGCAAATCCAGAACACATGAGAAACAATTCAGAGCTTGATTTTGTTATCAGCGATGCAGATATGGACACTTTAAAGAATGTAGAGCAAATCCAGAATTATGGTGAGCATAGCTTCTTCCCGGTATTTGGCGGGAAATTAAAATAA
- a CDS encoding cupin domain-containing protein — protein sequence MAKYEEVKNGVIFPVGEKNEAYAQFFVGQSYLKGLVSDPNVSVGVGNVTFEPGCRNNWHIHRDGFQILLVTGGEGWYQEEGKPAQFLKAGDVIVTHDGVKHWHGAAKDSWFEHIAITAGTPEWLEPVSDEEYNEVK from the coding sequence ATGGCGAAATATGAAGAAGTAAAAAATGGCGTTATTTTCCCAGTGGGCGAAAAAAATGAAGCATATGCACAATTTTTTGTGGGACAAAGTTATCTTAAAGGATTAGTTTCTGATCCTAACGTTAGTGTTGGTGTTGGGAATGTGACCTTTGAACCGGGATGCCGGAATAACTGGCATATCCATCGTGATGGATTTCAAATATTATTAGTAACTGGTGGCGAAGGTTGGTACCAAGAAGAAGGAAAACCTGCACAATTTTTAAAAGCCGGTGATGTTATTGTGACTCATGATGGTGTAAAACACTGGCATGGCGCTGCAAAAGACAGCTGGTTTGAACATATCGCAATCACTGCAGGTACTCCTGAATGGTTGGAACCAGTATCAGATGAGGAATATAACGAAGTAAAATAA
- a CDS encoding Gfo/Idh/MocA family protein, giving the protein MTLHKIVVAGCGSMSNTWLDYAEQRNNAEVVGLVDVSLDAAKAMAERRNLQVPLFSDLSQALSETNANLVFDVTIPAAHKQIVTTALEAGCNVFGEKPMAESLEDARKVLQVAQETGKKYTVMQNRRYNKQIRALRDLLASGLIGTIGSLHADFFLGPHFGGFRDEMDSPLIVDMAIHTFDQARFISGADAVSVYCHEFNPPGSWYKGNASAIIIYEMSDGSVFSYRGSWCAEGSNTSWESDWRVTGSKGTARWDGSNLPVYEVVDTTRPIQFMSKTKFETASSTWEGREGHWGCLDEMFGSIEENRLAETDCADNIKSMEMVFGALESTRSGQKILL; this is encoded by the coding sequence TTGACTTTACATAAAATTGTTGTAGCCGGGTGTGGGAGCATGTCAAATACCTGGCTGGATTATGCGGAACAACGAAATAACGCAGAAGTTGTAGGATTAGTTGATGTCTCTTTAGATGCGGCAAAAGCAATGGCAGAACGAAGAAATTTACAAGTGCCATTATTTTCAGATCTATCACAAGCACTCTCTGAAACAAACGCAAACCTCGTTTTTGATGTCACGATACCTGCAGCACATAAACAAATTGTCACAACTGCGTTGGAAGCAGGATGTAATGTATTCGGGGAAAAACCAATGGCGGAATCATTAGAAGACGCTAGGAAGGTGTTACAAGTAGCTCAAGAAACAGGAAAAAAATATACGGTCATGCAAAATCGCAGATATAACAAACAGATTCGTGCGTTGCGAGACCTTTTAGCAAGCGGATTGATTGGTACAATTGGTTCACTACATGCTGACTTTTTTCTTGGGCCGCATTTTGGTGGGTTCCGTGATGAGATGGATAGCCCGCTTATTGTGGACATGGCTATTCATACATTTGATCAGGCACGTTTCATATCCGGGGCTGACGCGGTTTCTGTCTATTGCCACGAGTTTAATCCGCCAGGCTCATGGTATAAAGGAAACGCATCAGCGATTATCATCTATGAAATGAGTGATGGATCTGTATTCTCCTACCGAGGGTCTTGGTGTGCAGAGGGGTCGAATACTTCATGGGAATCAGATTGGCGGGTAACAGGAAGCAAAGGAACAGCGCGCTGGGATGGATCAAATCTACCTGTTTATGAAGTAGTGGATACCACTCGACCTATACAATTTATGAGCAAAACAAAATTTGAGACCGCATCTAGCACCTGGGAAGGTCGGGAAGGCCATTGGGGTTGCCTTGATGAAATGTTTGGCTCCATTGAGGAAAACCGTCTAGCGGAAACGGACTGCGCGGATAACATCAAAAGTATGGAGATGGTTTTTGGAGCTTTAGAAAGTACAAGAAGCGGACAGAAAATTTTATTATAA
- a CDS encoding ABC transporter permease produces the protein MFYLSLFFQYASQYLKTRLTYRADTIIEILSDLLFQAVNLIFIVIVFRHTAFLGGWNRDEIIFIYGFFLVPYAIFSSFFNIWDFNERYIVKGEMDRILTRPVHSLFQIILERIELESLFGAITGLLVMGYAIMNLDINFAWYDVLIFIVMVIGGAFIYAGIFISIATIGFWSDSRTDIMPMMYNISNYGRYPINIYNKVIQFVLTWILPFAFVGVYPASYFLNREEWYGYAFFTPVMGILFFGIAILLWNAGVKRYRGAGN, from the coding sequence ATGTTTTATCTATCATTGTTCTTTCAATACGCCTCTCAATATTTAAAGACAAGGCTTACTTATCGTGCTGATACGATTATTGAAATTCTTTCTGATCTATTATTTCAAGCTGTCAATTTAATTTTCATCGTAATCGTATTTCGCCATACAGCCTTTTTAGGCGGATGGAACCGAGATGAAATCATTTTTATTTATGGATTTTTCCTTGTTCCTTATGCAATCTTTTCGTCCTTTTTTAACATCTGGGACTTTAATGAACGCTATATTGTTAAAGGAGAAATGGACCGTATCTTGACACGCCCGGTTCACAGTCTGTTCCAAATTATCTTGGAACGAATTGAGCTGGAATCGTTATTCGGTGCCATCACAGGCTTATTGGTAATGGGTTATGCTATTATGAATCTAGACATAAACTTTGCTTGGTACGATGTTTTGATTTTTATTGTCATGGTAATTGGTGGGGCTTTTATTTATGCCGGGATCTTTATTTCGATTGCGACGATTGGATTTTGGTCTGACAGCCGTACCGACATTATGCCCATGATGTATAATATCAGCAATTATGGCCGCTATCCGATTAACATTTACAACAAGGTGATTCAATTTGTGTTAACGTGGATTCTACCTTTCGCCTTTGTTGGTGTGTATCCAGCTTCCTATTTTTTAAATCGTGAGGAATGGTATGGATATGCCTTTTTTACACCTGTAATGGGAATCCTTTTCTTTGGTATTGCGATTCTTCTGTGGAATGCTGGAGTGAAGAGATATCGTGGGGCTGGGAATTAA
- a CDS encoding ABC transporter permease: MSMYIEMIRVRFLMMLAYRTNYYSGILIYSINIGAYYFLWSAIYGGKEQIQGLSVAQMTTYVAVAWMARAFYYNNIDREIAAEIKDGKVAIEMIRPYNYLGMKTMQALGEGVFRLLFFSVPGMIIVAMIFPVRFDASLTTWLFFFISLVFSFIVNTHINLLTGIMTFFLFNNSGLIRAKRVVIDLFSGLLLPISFYPDWAQTLMSYLPFQAISYVPSMIFTGGFVGQEIYKALLSQVFWVVILLIPIRLLWSLAKKHLIIQGG, from the coding sequence ATGAGTATGTATATAGAAATGATTCGGGTTCGCTTTTTAATGATGCTCGCTTATCGGACAAACTATTATAGCGGGATATTAATATATAGCATTAATATTGGTGCTTACTATTTTTTATGGTCAGCGATTTATGGAGGAAAAGAACAGATTCAGGGATTGTCCGTCGCTCAAATGACTACGTATGTGGCTGTCGCCTGGATGGCACGAGCGTTTTATTATAACAATATCGATCGGGAAATTGCAGCTGAAATCAAAGACGGTAAAGTCGCGATTGAAATGATCCGCCCTTATAACTACTTAGGGATGAAAACCATGCAGGCACTAGGCGAAGGCGTCTTTCGCTTATTGTTTTTCTCCGTCCCAGGTATGATTATTGTGGCCATGATTTTTCCGGTCCGCTTTGATGCTAGTTTGACCACGTGGCTATTTTTCTTTATTTCGCTAGTTTTTAGTTTTATTGTCAACACGCACATCAACCTATTAACAGGTATTATGACATTCTTTTTATTTAATAACTCAGGGTTGATTCGAGCAAAACGTGTTGTAATCGATTTGTTCTCAGGTTTACTTCTCCCTATTTCTTTTTATCCAGACTGGGCTCAAACTTTAATGTCATATTTGCCTTTTCAAGCGATTAGTTATGTTCCTAGTATGATATTTACAGGAGGCTTTGTGGGGCAGGAGATTTATAAAGCTTTACTTTCACAAGTATTCTGGGTCGTCATTTTACTCATTCCAATCCGGCTATTATGGTCGTTAGCAAAAAAACACTTAATTATACAAGGAGGCTGA
- a CDS encoding ATP-binding cassette domain-containing protein: MNIIEVQNLRKEFNSYTSRPGLAGAFRDLFTRNYKVHAAVDNISLTVKQGEMVGYIGENGAGKSTTIKMLTGILTPTSGSIIVNGMNPHKQREEFVRTIGVVFGQRSQLWWDIAVQESFRLLKKVYRVSDEDYDRHMGHVIETLEIGPLLDKPVRKLSLGQRMRCELAAALVHNPPLLFLDEPTIGLDVLVKLKIRKFLQEINEQYKTTILLTTHDLTDIEALCERVVLLDEGKIIYDGKLNQLQEHAVEGKQIEFEFLSEVPRSSLPRVENLQWEQKDATTWLGYINGDEQMVSRLISDVVQRNPIKNVRINEISTEEIVRKIYEEGMALT, encoded by the coding sequence ATGAATATCATTGAGGTTCAAAATTTACGAAAAGAATTTAATTCTTATACGAGCCGGCCTGGCTTGGCTGGAGCGTTTCGCGATTTATTTACGAGAAATTATAAAGTCCATGCAGCCGTTGATAATATTTCCTTAACCGTTAAACAAGGTGAAATGGTTGGGTATATTGGAGAAAATGGTGCTGGTAAGTCAACTACCATTAAGATGTTAACCGGCATTTTAACGCCTACATCCGGTTCCATTATCGTGAATGGTATGAATCCCCACAAGCAGCGAGAAGAATTCGTGCGAACCATTGGTGTGGTGTTTGGGCAGCGGTCACAGCTTTGGTGGGATATCGCGGTTCAAGAATCCTTCCGGTTATTAAAAAAGGTATACCGAGTTTCGGATGAAGACTATGACCGTCATATGGGCCATGTGATAGAGACGTTAGAAATTGGTCCCTTACTAGATAAACCGGTACGAAAGCTGTCTCTTGGACAACGGATGCGCTGCGAATTGGCTGCCGCTCTTGTCCACAATCCTCCGCTCCTCTTTTTGGACGAGCCCACGATTGGACTAGATGTATTGGTGAAATTAAAAATTCGTAAGTTTCTACAGGAAATTAACGAACAATATAAAACCACCATTCTCTTGACGACACATGACTTAACGGATATTGAAGCCCTATGTGAGCGAGTGGTGTTATTAGATGAAGGAAAAATTATTTATGATGGCAAGCTGAATCAGCTTCAAGAACATGCGGTGGAAGGAAAACAAATCGAATTTGAATTTTTGTCAGAAGTCCCTCGCAGCTCCCTGCCTCGTGTTGAAAATCTTCAATGGGAGCAAAAGGATGCGACGACCTGGCTCGGATATATCAATGGGGATGAACAAATGGTCTCTCGATTGATCAGTGATGTTGTCCAAAGGAATCCGATTAAGAATGTTCGAATCAATGAAATTTCAACGGAAGAGATTGTCCGGAAGATCTATGAAGAAGGTATGGCCCTCACATGA
- the ssuE gene encoding NADPH-dependent FMN reductase, with amino-acid sequence MTKILIISGSPATVSRTAAIASFVSNILVEGGNEVERLSVRDLPAEALLHAQFNHPEIKKAQELVEQSDALIVVSPVYKASFPGILKSFFDLLPEKSLEGKKVLAIASGGSIAHLLTLEYAFKPLFSTLGAREIPQGVYLVDSQFSYSGEQLNFIDLQLKERLESSVVELQTSLNLFIKN; translated from the coding sequence ATGACTAAAATCTTAATTATTTCAGGGAGCCCTGCCACTGTTTCACGAACGGCAGCCATTGCTTCATTTGTCAGTAATATCCTCGTAGAAGGGGGAAATGAGGTAGAAAGGCTTTCCGTTAGGGATTTGCCTGCTGAAGCCCTGCTTCATGCACAGTTTAACCATCCAGAAATTAAGAAAGCCCAAGAGTTAGTAGAACAGTCTGATGCACTGATTGTGGTGAGTCCTGTTTATAAAGCAAGTTTCCCAGGAATTTTGAAAAGCTTTTTTGATTTGCTGCCGGAGAAAAGTCTAGAGGGAAAAAAAGTGCTGGCGATTGCCTCTGGTGGGAGTATTGCACATCTGTTGACGCTAGAATATGCATTTAAACCTTTATTTTCTACCCTTGGCGCACGTGAAATCCCTCAAGGAGTCTATCTCGTTGATTCACAGTTCAGCTATTCCGGTGAGCAGTTAAATTTCATTGACCTTCAACTTAAAGAAAGACTGGAATCATCCGTGGTTGAATTACAGACATCCTTAAATCTCTTCATTAAGAATTAA
- a CDS encoding sulfonate ABC transporter substrate-binding protein, with protein sequence MKSKRNKFMLISLTLFLFLLSACTNQNSTEKASGDKSGSTTIHIGYQKFGSLNFLKAKGTLEKKLEPLGYKVEWTEFPGGPQLLEALNVGSLDFGHTGEAPPIFAQAAGAPLVYFANEPANQKGEGILVPKDSEIKSIKDLKGKKVALNKGSNVHYLLVRALEENGLKYEDIETAFLPPADARAAFEKGAVDAWVIWDPFLAEAQRQTGARILVDGTGLVNNREFFLASKTFAGKHPKVLEILIEELGKEEQWVKNNQSEAAEFLAPQIGIDKETLEVVLGRRAFGIEQITKERIKDQQEIADKFFELKLIPTEINTSEAQWKPKK encoded by the coding sequence ATGAAGTCAAAACGAAATAAATTCATGCTGATTAGCTTGACCCTGTTTTTATTTTTACTTAGTGCATGCACCAATCAAAACTCCACAGAAAAGGCTTCCGGTGATAAGAGTGGAAGTACAACTATTCACATCGGTTATCAAAAGTTTGGTTCACTAAATTTCCTAAAAGCAAAAGGAACATTGGAAAAGAAGCTAGAGCCTTTGGGATATAAGGTAGAATGGACTGAGTTTCCAGGGGGTCCTCAACTGCTAGAAGCATTAAATGTAGGCAGCCTGGATTTCGGGCATACTGGTGAGGCACCTCCTATCTTTGCTCAGGCAGCAGGCGCACCATTGGTCTATTTCGCTAATGAGCCGGCTAATCAAAAGGGTGAGGGCATCCTTGTTCCTAAAGATTCAGAGATTAAGAGTATTAAAGATTTAAAAGGAAAAAAGGTAGCCTTAAACAAAGGGTCTAATGTTCATTATTTGTTAGTTAGAGCATTAGAAGAAAATGGACTGAAGTATGAAGATATCGAAACGGCCTTTTTACCTCCAGCCGATGCAAGAGCTGCCTTTGAAAAAGGGGCTGTGGATGCCTGGGTAATTTGGGATCCATTCTTAGCAGAAGCGCAAAGACAAACGGGAGCACGTATTTTGGTAGATGGTACTGGGCTAGTCAACAATCGTGAGTTCTTCCTTGCCTCTAAAACATTTGCCGGAAAACATCCGAAGGTCCTTGAAATCCTCATTGAGGAATTAGGGAAAGAAGAACAATGGGTGAAGAATAACCAATCAGAGGCAGCTGAGTTTTTAGCTCCGCAAATTGGAATTGATAAGGAAACACTGGAAGTGGTACTCGGACGCAGAGCATTTGGCATTGAACAGATTACAAAGGAACGAATAAAGGATCAACAAGAAATTGCAGATAAATTTTTCGAACTAAAGTTAATTCCGACAGAGATAAACACATCCGAAGCACAATGGAAACCAAAAAAGTAA
- the ssuD gene encoding FMNH2-dependent alkanesulfonate monooxygenase, producing the protein MNVFWFIPTHGDSRYLGVTTGGREVNTPYLQQIAQAVDNLGFTGALLPTGRSCEDAWVVASSLIPVTSRMKFLVAVRPGIMSPTNAARMAATFDRLSNGRLLINVVTGGDPVELAGDGIHLSHQERYELTDEYLTIWKDLMEKGEANYSGTHLEVSGAKQLYPPVQKPYPPLYFGGSSEIGQQIAADHVDVYLTWGEPPKQVEEKIKAVKKLAEERGRKLRFGLRLHVIVRETEQEAWDAANRLIKYVDDDMIASSQEVFSRMDSVGQKRMSELHRGRRDHLEISPNLWAGVGLVRGGAGTALVGNPETVAKRMKEYEDIGIETFILSGYPHLEEAYRVSELLFPHLNLEGMRPSSIVSPFGEIMANNILPQKKAVR; encoded by the coding sequence ATGAATGTATTTTGGTTTATACCCACGCATGGAGATTCACGATATTTAGGTGTAACGACCGGAGGAAGAGAAGTGAATACTCCTTATCTCCAGCAAATCGCTCAAGCAGTAGACAATCTCGGGTTTACTGGTGCATTACTGCCGACTGGAAGATCATGCGAAGATGCGTGGGTAGTAGCGAGTTCGTTAATTCCAGTGACCTCACGTATGAAATTTTTGGTGGCAGTTCGTCCTGGTATTATGTCACCAACCAATGCAGCCCGTATGGCTGCAACCTTTGACCGGTTATCGAATGGAAGACTCCTCATTAACGTTGTAACAGGGGGCGATCCTGTAGAACTTGCGGGTGATGGTATCCATCTATCTCACCAAGAACGGTACGAGCTGACAGATGAATATCTAACGATTTGGAAGGACCTGATGGAAAAAGGAGAAGCCAATTATTCAGGTACTCATTTAGAGGTTTCGGGGGCAAAGCAATTATATCCTCCAGTTCAGAAACCATATCCTCCACTTTATTTCGGAGGCTCTTCGGAAATAGGACAGCAAATTGCGGCAGATCATGTGGATGTATATTTGACTTGGGGAGAGCCGCCAAAGCAAGTTGAAGAAAAAATAAAAGCCGTAAAAAAATTAGCGGAGGAACGAGGAAGGAAACTCCGTTTCGGCCTCCGCCTCCATGTCATTGTTAGGGAGACAGAACAAGAAGCATGGGACGCAGCCAACAGATTAATCAAGTATGTTGACGATGATATGATAGCGTCTTCGCAAGAGGTTTTTTCCCGGATGGACTCTGTAGGCCAAAAGAGAATGTCCGAACTTCATAGAGGCAGGAGAGATCATTTAGAAATCAGCCCTAACCTTTGGGCTGGGGTCGGATTGGTACGTGGCGGTGCAGGTACGGCACTTGTCGGAAACCCAGAAACAGTGGCCAAAAGAATGAAAGAATACGAGGATATTGGAATCGAGACGTTTATATTATCCGGTTATCCGCATTTGGAAGAGGCCTACCGCGTATCGGAGTTATTATTCCCACACTTGAATCTAGAGGGAATGAGACCTTCGTCCATTGTAAGTCCATTTGGTGAGATTATGGCGAATAACATCTTACCCCAAAAAAAGGCAGTGAGGTAG
- the ssuC gene encoding aliphatic sulfonate ABC transporter permease SsuC yields the protein MKTKKILPWIIPIVLLITWQVSSSIGILSNRVLPNPIDIFTAAVDLLKSGQLVSDVWTSTKRAFVGFLIGGGIGFALGLVNGISKISESLLDSSIQMIRNIPHLALLPIVILWFGIGEEAKLFLVALGTFFPIYLNTYHGIRSVDPSLIEMAYVYELKGFSLFWHVIFPAALPSILVGVRFALGITWVTLIVAETIAADSGIGYLAMNAREFMQLDVVILSILLYALLGKLSDVMAKLAEKQFLKWHPSHQK from the coding sequence ATGAAAACGAAAAAGATTTTACCATGGATTATTCCAATAGTATTACTGATTACTTGGCAGGTTTCATCTTCTATTGGGATTCTTTCCAATAGAGTACTCCCAAATCCGATAGATATCTTTACGGCAGCAGTCGACCTCTTAAAGAGCGGCCAGCTGGTATCGGATGTCTGGACCAGTACGAAAAGGGCCTTTGTTGGATTTTTGATTGGCGGGGGAATCGGTTTTGCTTTGGGGTTGGTCAATGGCATTTCCAAAATTTCAGAGAGTTTGCTAGATTCTTCCATTCAGATGATCCGTAATATCCCGCATTTGGCTTTACTGCCCATTGTCATCCTGTGGTTTGGGATTGGCGAGGAAGCGAAACTGTTTCTTGTTGCCCTAGGAACGTTTTTCCCAATTTATCTCAATACCTACCATGGGATTCGTTCGGTTGACCCCTCCTTGATTGAAATGGCGTATGTATATGAACTAAAAGGATTTTCTTTGTTTTGGCATGTCATATTTCCCGCTGCACTGCCATCCATCCTTGTTGGCGTCAGATTTGCACTAGGGATTACCTGGGTAACATTAATCGTAGCGGAAACGATTGCCGCTGATTCAGGAATTGGTTATTTGGCCATGAATGCTAGGGAATTTATGCAGCTAGATGTCGTGATATTGAGTATTCTGCTTTACGCACTATTAGGAAAGCTGTCTGATGTGATGGCAAAGCTAGCGGAAAAACAATTTTTGAAATGGCATCCCAGCCATCAGAAGTAA